Proteins encoded by one window of Cheilinus undulatus linkage group 13, ASM1832078v1, whole genome shotgun sequence:
- the klhl20 gene encoding kelch-like protein 20 isoform X1, whose translation MDAKPMRRATSARQDATGMDITSRCTLGDPNKLPEGVPQPARMPYVSDKHPRQTLEVINLLRKHRELCDVVLVVGAKKIYAHRVILSACSPYFRAMFTGELAESRQTEVVIRDIDERAMELLIDFAYTSQVTVEEGNVQTLLPAACLLQLAEIQEACCEFLKRQLDPSNCLGIRAFADTHSCRELLRIADKFTQHNFQEVMESEEFMLLPANQLIDIISSDELNVRSEEQVFNAVMAWVKYSIQERRPQLPQVLQHVRLPLLSPKFLVGTVGSDPLIKSDEECRDLVDEAKNYLLLPQERPLMQGPRTRPRKPIRCGEVLFAVGGWCSGDAISSVERYDPQTNEWRMVASMSKRRCGVGVSVLDDLLYAVGGHDGSSYLNSVERYDPKTNQWSSDVAPTSTCRTSVGVAVLGGYLYAVGGQDGVSCLNIVERYDPKENKWTRVASMSTRRLGVAVAVLGGFLYAVGGSDGTSPLNTVERYNPQENRWHTVSPMGTRRKHLGCAVYQDMIYSVGGRDDTTELSSAERYNPRTNQWSPVVAMTSRRSGVGLAVVNGQLMAVGGFDGTTYLKTIEVYDPDANTWRLYGGMNYRRLGGGVGVIKMTHCESHIW comes from the exons GGCCACCAGCGCACGCCAAGACGCCACTGGAATGGACATCACCAGCCGCTGTACTCTGGGGGACCCTAACAAACTTCCTGAAGGGGTCCCCCAGCCCGCGCGTATGCCCTATGTTTCAGACAAACACCCCCGGCAGACCCTGGAGGTGATCAACCTGCTGAGAAAACACCGAGAGCTCTGTGACGTGGTGCTGGTGGTGGGCGCCAAGAAGATTTATGCTCACCGCGTGATCCTCTCTGCCTGCAGTCCTTACTTCAG GGCGATGTTCACTGGAGAGCTGGCTGAAAGCAGGCAGACTGAGGTGGTTATCCGTGACATCGACGAGAGAGCCATGGAGCTGCTTATTGACTTCGCCTACACCTCACAG GTGACTGTAGAGGAGGGAAACGTCCAGACTTTGCTCCCTGCCGCCTGCCTCCTCCAGCTGGCTGAGATCCAGGAGGCCTGCTGCGAGTTCCTCAAGAGGCAGCTGGATCCCTCCAACTGTCTGGGCATCAGGGCCTTTGCAGACACACACTCCTGCCGCGAGCTGCTCCGCATTGCAGACAAGTTCACCCAACACAATTTTCAAGAG GTAATGGAAAGTGAGGAGTTCATGCTGCTGCCTGCCAACCAGCTGATTGACATAATTTCCAGTGATGAGCTCAATGTGCGGAGCGAGGAGCAGGTTTTCAACGCTGTAATGGCCTGGGTCAAATACAGCATCCAGGAAAGACGGCCGCAGCTGCCCCAG GTTCTTCAACACGTCCGTCTACCACTACTCAGCCCAAAGTTCCTGGTGGGCACTGTCGGGTCAGATCCTCTTATAAAAAGTGACGAGGAGTGCAG aGACCTGGTTGATGAAGCCAAGAATTACCTGCTACTGCCACAGGAGAGGCCGTTAATGCAGGGTCCCAGGACCCGGCCAAGGAAACCCATCCGCTGTGGAGAAGTTCTGTTTGCAG TTGGTGGTTGGTGCAGCGGTGATGCTATTTCCAGTGTAGAACGTTACGATCCTCAAACCAACGAGTGGCGGATGGTTGCTTCAATGAGCAAGCGGCGATGCGGAGTAGGTGTCAGCGTTCTGGATGACCTGCTGTACGCTGTTGGAGGTCATGACGGCTCGTCATACCTTAACTCTGTGGAGAG ATACGATCCTAAGACCAACCAGTGGAGCAGCGATGTGGCTCCAACCAGCACTTGTCGCACCAGTGTGGGAGTGGCTGTCCTCGGAGGTTATCTTTACGCTGTTGGTGGACAGGATGGGGTTTCCTGTCTGAACATTGTAGAGAG GTATGACCCTAAGGAGAACAAATGGACTCGTGTGGCCTCTATGAGCACCAGGAGACTAGGTGTAGCTGTTGCTGTGCTGGGGGGGTTCCTGTACGCTGTAGGAGGGTCTGATGGGACGTCGCCATTAAACACAG TGGAACGCTACAACCCTCAAGAGAACCGCTGGCACACGGTGTCTCCCATGGGAACCAGGAGGAAGCACCTCGGCTGTGCGGTGTACCAGGACATGATTTACTCTGTAGGAGGCAGAGACGACACCACAGAGCTCAGCAGTGCTGAGCGATACAACCCCAGGACCAACCAGTGGTCTCCTGTCGTGGCCATGACGTCCAGACGGAGTGGA gTGGGCCTGGCTGTGGTGAATGGTCAGCTGATGGCAGTGGGAGGCTTTGATGGAACAACGTATCTTAAAACTATAGAAGTCTACGACCCCGACGCCAACACATGGAG GCTGTACGGAGGAATGAACTATCGCCGACTAGGCGGAGGAGTGGGCGTCATAAAAATGACTCACTGTGAATCCCACATATGGTAA
- the klhl20 gene encoding kelch-like protein 20 isoform X2, which yields MDAKPMRRATSARQDATGMDITSRCTLGDPNKLPEGVPQPARMPYVSDKHPRQTLEVINLLRKHRELCDVVLVVGAKKIYAHRVILSACSPYFRAMFTGELAESRQTEVVIRDIDERAMELLIDFAYTSQVTVEEGNVQTLLPAACLLQLAEIQEACCEFLKRQLDPSNCLGIRAFADTHSCRELLRIADKFTQHNFQEVMESEEFMLLPANQLIDIISSDELNVRSEEQVFNAVMAWVKYSIQERRPQLPQVLQHVRLPLLSPKFLVGTVGSDPLIKSDEECRDLVDEAKNYLLLPQERPLMQGPRTRPRKPIRCGEVLFAVGGWCSGDAISSVERYDPQTNEWRMVASMSKRRCGVGVSVLDDLLYAVGGHDGSSYLNSVERYDPKTNQWSSDVAPTSTCRTSVGVAVLGGYLYAVGGQDGVSCLNIVERYDPKENKWTRVASMSTRRLGVAVAVLGGFLYAVGGSDGTSPLNTVERYNPQENRWHTVSPMGTRRKHLGCAVYQDMIYSVGGRDDTTELSSAERYNPRTNQWSPVVAMTSRRSGAVRRNELSPTRRRSGRHKNDSL from the exons GGCCACCAGCGCACGCCAAGACGCCACTGGAATGGACATCACCAGCCGCTGTACTCTGGGGGACCCTAACAAACTTCCTGAAGGGGTCCCCCAGCCCGCGCGTATGCCCTATGTTTCAGACAAACACCCCCGGCAGACCCTGGAGGTGATCAACCTGCTGAGAAAACACCGAGAGCTCTGTGACGTGGTGCTGGTGGTGGGCGCCAAGAAGATTTATGCTCACCGCGTGATCCTCTCTGCCTGCAGTCCTTACTTCAG GGCGATGTTCACTGGAGAGCTGGCTGAAAGCAGGCAGACTGAGGTGGTTATCCGTGACATCGACGAGAGAGCCATGGAGCTGCTTATTGACTTCGCCTACACCTCACAG GTGACTGTAGAGGAGGGAAACGTCCAGACTTTGCTCCCTGCCGCCTGCCTCCTCCAGCTGGCTGAGATCCAGGAGGCCTGCTGCGAGTTCCTCAAGAGGCAGCTGGATCCCTCCAACTGTCTGGGCATCAGGGCCTTTGCAGACACACACTCCTGCCGCGAGCTGCTCCGCATTGCAGACAAGTTCACCCAACACAATTTTCAAGAG GTAATGGAAAGTGAGGAGTTCATGCTGCTGCCTGCCAACCAGCTGATTGACATAATTTCCAGTGATGAGCTCAATGTGCGGAGCGAGGAGCAGGTTTTCAACGCTGTAATGGCCTGGGTCAAATACAGCATCCAGGAAAGACGGCCGCAGCTGCCCCAG GTTCTTCAACACGTCCGTCTACCACTACTCAGCCCAAAGTTCCTGGTGGGCACTGTCGGGTCAGATCCTCTTATAAAAAGTGACGAGGAGTGCAG aGACCTGGTTGATGAAGCCAAGAATTACCTGCTACTGCCACAGGAGAGGCCGTTAATGCAGGGTCCCAGGACCCGGCCAAGGAAACCCATCCGCTGTGGAGAAGTTCTGTTTGCAG TTGGTGGTTGGTGCAGCGGTGATGCTATTTCCAGTGTAGAACGTTACGATCCTCAAACCAACGAGTGGCGGATGGTTGCTTCAATGAGCAAGCGGCGATGCGGAGTAGGTGTCAGCGTTCTGGATGACCTGCTGTACGCTGTTGGAGGTCATGACGGCTCGTCATACCTTAACTCTGTGGAGAG ATACGATCCTAAGACCAACCAGTGGAGCAGCGATGTGGCTCCAACCAGCACTTGTCGCACCAGTGTGGGAGTGGCTGTCCTCGGAGGTTATCTTTACGCTGTTGGTGGACAGGATGGGGTTTCCTGTCTGAACATTGTAGAGAG GTATGACCCTAAGGAGAACAAATGGACTCGTGTGGCCTCTATGAGCACCAGGAGACTAGGTGTAGCTGTTGCTGTGCTGGGGGGGTTCCTGTACGCTGTAGGAGGGTCTGATGGGACGTCGCCATTAAACACAG TGGAACGCTACAACCCTCAAGAGAACCGCTGGCACACGGTGTCTCCCATGGGAACCAGGAGGAAGCACCTCGGCTGTGCGGTGTACCAGGACATGATTTACTCTGTAGGAGGCAGAGACGACACCACAGAGCTCAGCAGTGCTGAGCGATACAACCCCAGGACCAACCAGTGGTCTCCTGTCGTGGCCATGACGTCCAGACGGAGTGGA GCTGTACGGAGGAATGAACTATCGCCGACTAGGCGGAGGAGTGGGCGTCATAAAAATGACTCACTGTGA